In one Argonema galeatum A003/A1 genomic region, the following are encoded:
- a CDS encoding ComEC/Rec2 family competence protein, which translates to MSAATSGVILCLAYIIGLLSTAFTWGGYAVLALGVGAAAVLPRLWRKGPKSWLWLAAGFVGLLASLYFQARVPHPAANDISQNDRALQQVVTVRGKVESMPRLTRNQRVQFWLKATQLDEVVGSDRPMDIGKEVTGKLYVTVPLLQGTALYPDEAIAVTGTLYKPEPAANPGGFDFKAYLAQEGAFAGLKGRQVSFADEETASQWGWWTIRQRIIRSQTRWLGVPEGPFVSAMVLGSQTVNLYLSPQIRDMFARVGLAHALAASGFQVSLILGIVLTLTRRLSARTQFGSGVLALAFFLGLSGPQAPVLRAAVMGFGALIALVAQRKMKPLNSLLISATLLLLFDPLWIRDLSFQLSFLATLGLLVTVPALMKGLDWLPPLFASVIAIPIAASLWTLPLQLYAFKVISPYSILVNVISTILVTIISIGGFISAIAALVWPLAGSALAWLLYYPAHWLILLVEFFGKLPGNSVAVGAISTVQLIALYGLICLVWLVRWLHRRWWLAGIMAIALVIIPVWQTKATLFRVTVLATAREPVMLIQENGQVALINSGDANTARFAVLPFLQQEGINKIDWAIRTEANAANSQQTANSGWVTILDRLPIATFYDNPGPKADSTNQSSILGAVQARQGIYQTLTTGQTVQIGSTTVKLINAELPVLQFQIKEQSWLLLGHLQPDRQKALAIQGGLPRSLALWWSGERLTPNLLKVVQPGVAIASSNSVDLDTATQLRKAKAQVYSTGRDGAIQWTPSGGFETTRESTENETSLF; encoded by the coding sequence ATGAGTGCAGCCACCAGCGGTGTTATTCTGTGTCTGGCCTATATTATTGGCCTATTGTCTACAGCATTTACCTGGGGAGGTTATGCTGTACTGGCTTTAGGGGTCGGAGCCGCAGCAGTCCTGCCGCGTTTGTGGCGAAAAGGCCCCAAATCGTGGTTATGGCTGGCAGCTGGTTTTGTGGGATTGCTAGCAAGCCTATATTTCCAGGCAAGGGTGCCACATCCGGCGGCTAATGATATTAGCCAGAACGATCGGGCTCTGCAACAGGTGGTCACGGTACGGGGTAAAGTTGAAAGTATGCCCCGCCTTACCCGAAATCAAAGAGTTCAGTTTTGGTTAAAGGCAACTCAATTAGACGAAGTTGTCGGAAGCGATCGCCCGATGGATATAGGCAAAGAAGTCACGGGGAAGCTATACGTGACAGTGCCCTTACTACAAGGTACTGCTCTATATCCAGATGAAGCGATCGCAGTTACAGGCACTCTATACAAACCCGAACCCGCCGCAAATCCAGGCGGCTTTGATTTTAAAGCTTACCTAGCTCAAGAAGGCGCTTTTGCAGGTCTTAAAGGTCGTCAGGTAAGTTTTGCCGATGAAGAGACAGCTTCCCAATGGGGATGGTGGACTATCCGACAGAGAATTATCCGCTCCCAAACTCGTTGGTTGGGCGTCCCCGAAGGACCATTTGTCAGTGCGATGGTTCTGGGAAGCCAGACAGTAAACTTGTACCTGTCTCCCCAAATCAGAGATATGTTTGCCAGAGTTGGTTTAGCTCATGCTTTAGCAGCATCTGGCTTTCAAGTATCCTTGATTCTGGGCATTGTCTTAACGCTGACCAGACGGTTGTCAGCGCGGACGCAATTTGGCAGCGGCGTTCTAGCTCTAGCTTTTTTTCTGGGTTTGTCAGGGCCACAAGCACCAGTGCTGCGAGCTGCGGTCATGGGATTTGGGGCATTAATTGCTCTTGTAGCGCAGCGGAAAATGAAGCCATTGAACTCGTTGCTAATTAGTGCCACCCTTTTACTCCTGTTCGATCCCCTCTGGATTAGGGATTTGAGTTTTCAACTGAGTTTTCTGGCAACGTTGGGATTGTTGGTAACAGTGCCAGCCTTAATGAAAGGACTGGACTGGTTACCGCCACTATTCGCTTCGGTTATAGCGATTCCTATTGCAGCTTCCTTGTGGACGCTACCACTGCAATTATATGCCTTTAAAGTAATTTCTCCTTACAGCATCCTGGTAAATGTAATCAGTACAATACTTGTCACAATTATTAGCATCGGTGGATTTATCAGCGCGATCGCAGCATTGGTTTGGCCCTTGGCAGGAAGCGCTTTAGCTTGGCTGCTATACTACCCCGCGCACTGGTTAATTTTATTAGTCGAATTTTTTGGCAAGTTACCAGGAAATTCTGTAGCTGTTGGAGCTATTTCTACTGTACAGTTGATTGCACTCTACGGGCTGATTTGCTTAGTTTGGCTTGTGCGTTGGTTGCATCGGCGTTGGTGGTTGGCTGGAATTATGGCGATCGCTCTAGTCATTATCCCAGTTTGGCAAACCAAAGCCACGTTATTTAGAGTAACTGTACTGGCAACAGCTAGAGAACCTGTAATGTTAATCCAAGAGAATGGACAAGTTGCATTAATTAATAGTGGAGATGCCAATACAGCCCGTTTTGCCGTGCTACCTTTTTTGCAGCAGGAAGGCATTAATAAAATTGATTGGGCGATCCGCACTGAGGCGAACGCTGCCAACTCCCAGCAGACGGCGAATAGTGGATGGGTTACAATTTTAGATCGTTTACCTATTGCGACTTTTTACGATAATCCCGGCCCAAAAGCAGACTCTACCAATCAGTCTTCTATTTTGGGCGCAGTGCAAGCCCGTCAAGGAATTTACCAAACTTTGACAACTGGTCAAACTGTGCAAATTGGTTCCACAACGGTTAAGTTGATCAATGCTGAATTGCCTGTGTTGCAGTTCCAGATTAAAGAACAGAGTTGGTTATTGCTTGGGCATCTTCAGCCAGATCGACAAAAGGCGTTAGCAATCCAAGGAGGATTGCCAAGGTCTCTAGCGCTTTGGTGGTCTGGAGAGCGTTTAACGCCAAATTTGCTAAAAGTGGTACAACCAGGAGTAGCGATCGCTTCATCTAACTCAGTTGATTTAGATACTGCTACCCAGTTGCGTAAAGCTAAAGCACAAGTTTACAGCACAGGACGCGATGGAGCCATCCAATGGACTCCAAGCGGGGGATTTGAGACAACGCGGGAATCAACAGAAAACGAAACTTCCCTGTTTTAA